A region of Streptomyces sp. TG1A-60 DNA encodes the following proteins:
- a CDS encoding glycoside hydrolase family 2 TIM barrel-domain containing protein, with translation MPHPHPQPQSPAGTPARPFVSRRRLLEGGAALLGAMAVPSGSAFAAARTEATAASAADGTPEWSGDIALYQVGAEPPHTTLMPYANVRQALAGDRTRSPYRLSLDGKWRFAYVDRPDDRDEDFYRTDVDDSSWDTIPVPSNWQLHGYDFPVYVNITYPWWGPNGLGEEAQPPAAPTRYNPVGQYRRTFRLPKDWTAGDRRTFLHFEGVKSAHYVWINGELVGYHESSFDPAEYDITQHLKPGTNQIAVEVYRYSDGDWLEDQDMIRLSGIFRSVYLYSTPAVHLRDFKLDTPLSDGYTAAKLSVTASVRAYAAGHEGSYSVETQLYDDRGHAVWSRPLVRSVDVGASATGEDVTVQAAKSVPSPELWSAEHPTLYTAVLRLRDPRGRVVETLSHRVGLREFAIKDGLMRINGQPVSFRGTNRHEMHPDRGMALTRADMVEDIGIIKRLNMNSVRTSHYPNNPLWYELADEYGLYLVDETNLETHGIRDRYPGDHADWTTACVARARSMVHRDKNHASVVMWSLGNEAGGGSTFVAMRDWIESYDPTRVVQYEGDDRPAISQIRSEMYDSPQRVEQRARDTSDTRPYVMIEYSHAMGNSNGNFKKYWDVIRRYPVLQGGWIWDFADQSLTTPVPRLKVFTDAGPSGLRGRLLTGAGTFSRDKGLTGATGFTRDAALDITGSLTLEAWVTPHVTGGHQPIIAKGDTQYALKQSNRSIEFFIHGGGQWVSVSWALPADGWTGREHHVAGVFDAEAGTVTLHVDGEAKATRTTTRRPGVNTAPLALGTDTDNPTREFSGTIRRARVYARALTASELASGSRGPGDDGVRFWFDAATVKVSERRAKERWFFAYGGDWGDNPNDGVFVADGIVKADRGHTGKAAEVKRIYQAILAAPADTDADANADADGATLTSRSVTLTNEYLFSNLRAFNARWSLIADGEVIQRGRLSSAQLNVPPLSAKDVTVPFRLPSRPAPGTEYFLQLSFTTKERTPWARAGFEVARRQLAVDAGSPAVAPVPLARVPKLRYEDGPDEITVTGRGRDGFSVTVDKKTGTITSYRAAGTRLISSGPVPNFWRAPTDNDHGNGQHIRNQTWRDAGTNREVTDVTARALGDRAVEITVKGTLPTTVESTYTTTYTVFGNAEIKVDNTLHPGAASLPYIPEVGSLLHLPRRLDRLHYYGRGPEENHWDRNNGTDVGLHSGTVADQWSGYIRPQENGNKTDIRWAALTDRDGVGLLVSGEPLIEVNASFFTPEDLSTGLRHDYHLTPRDTVVLRVNHRQMGVGGDNSWGAHTHDEYKLFADRDHTYTYRLRPLRDVDEAMTKSRRPTATE, from the coding sequence ATGCCCCACCCGCACCCGCAGCCGCAGTCCCCCGCAGGCACCCCCGCCCGCCCCTTCGTGAGCCGCCGCCGTCTCCTGGAGGGCGGCGCCGCCCTCCTCGGTGCCATGGCCGTCCCCTCCGGTTCCGCGTTCGCCGCCGCCCGCACCGAGGCGACAGCGGCCTCGGCGGCCGACGGCACCCCCGAGTGGTCCGGCGACATCGCGCTCTACCAGGTCGGCGCGGAACCGCCCCACACCACCCTCATGCCGTACGCGAACGTCAGACAGGCGCTCGCGGGCGACCGCACCCGCTCCCCGTACCGGCTGAGCCTCGACGGCAAGTGGAGGTTCGCCTACGTCGACCGGCCGGACGACCGCGACGAGGACTTCTACCGGACGGACGTCGACGACAGCTCCTGGGACACCATCCCGGTGCCGTCCAACTGGCAGCTGCACGGCTACGACTTCCCCGTCTACGTCAACATCACCTACCCGTGGTGGGGCCCGAACGGGCTCGGCGAGGAGGCCCAGCCGCCGGCCGCGCCCACGCGCTACAACCCGGTCGGCCAGTACCGGCGTACCTTCCGCCTCCCCAAGGACTGGACGGCCGGCGACCGCCGCACCTTCCTGCACTTCGAGGGCGTCAAGTCCGCCCACTACGTGTGGATCAACGGCGAACTCGTCGGCTATCACGAGAGCTCGTTCGACCCGGCCGAGTACGACATCACCCAGCACCTCAAGCCGGGGACGAACCAGATCGCGGTCGAGGTGTACCGGTACTCCGACGGCGACTGGCTGGAGGACCAGGACATGATCCGGCTGAGCGGCATCTTCCGCTCGGTATACCTCTACTCCACGCCGGCCGTGCACCTGCGCGACTTCAAGCTGGACACCCCGCTCAGCGACGGCTACACGGCCGCGAAGCTGTCCGTCACCGCGAGCGTCCGCGCGTACGCGGCCGGACACGAGGGCTCGTACTCCGTCGAGACGCAGCTCTACGACGACCGGGGGCACGCCGTCTGGTCGCGCCCCCTCGTCCGGTCCGTCGACGTCGGCGCGTCGGCCACCGGCGAGGACGTGACCGTACAGGCCGCCAAGTCCGTCCCCTCACCCGAGCTCTGGTCCGCCGAGCACCCGACCCTCTACACGGCCGTACTCCGCCTGCGCGACCCGCGCGGCAGGGTCGTCGAGACGCTCTCCCACCGCGTCGGCCTGCGCGAGTTCGCCATCAAGGACGGGCTGATGCGCATCAACGGGCAGCCGGTCTCCTTCCGGGGCACCAACCGGCACGAGATGCACCCGGACCGGGGCATGGCGCTCACCCGCGCCGACATGGTCGAGGACATCGGGATCATCAAGCGGCTCAACATGAACTCCGTCCGCACCTCCCACTACCCCAACAACCCGCTCTGGTACGAGCTGGCGGACGAGTACGGGCTCTATCTGGTCGACGAGACGAACCTCGAAACGCACGGCATCCGCGACAGGTACCCCGGCGACCACGCCGACTGGACGACGGCGTGCGTGGCCCGCGCGCGGAGCATGGTGCACCGCGACAAGAACCACGCCTCCGTCGTCATGTGGTCGCTCGGCAACGAGGCGGGCGGCGGCTCCACCTTCGTCGCCATGCGCGACTGGATCGAGTCGTACGACCCGACACGTGTCGTCCAGTACGAGGGCGACGACCGGCCGGCGATCAGCCAGATCCGCTCGGAGATGTACGACAGTCCGCAGCGGGTCGAGCAGCGGGCCAGGGACACCTCGGACACGCGGCCGTACGTGATGATCGAGTACTCGCACGCGATGGGCAACTCCAACGGCAACTTCAAGAAGTACTGGGACGTCATCCGGCGTTATCCCGTCCTGCAGGGCGGCTGGATCTGGGACTTCGCCGACCAGTCGCTGACCACGCCGGTCCCGAGGCTGAAGGTGTTCACCGACGCCGGCCCGAGCGGGCTGCGCGGCCGACTCCTCACCGGGGCGGGGACGTTCAGCCGCGACAAGGGCCTGACCGGCGCCACCGGCTTCACCCGCGACGCGGCCCTCGACATCACCGGCTCCCTGACGCTGGAGGCATGGGTCACCCCGCACGTCACCGGCGGCCACCAACCGATCATCGCCAAGGGCGACACGCAGTACGCGCTGAAGCAGTCGAACCGGAGCATCGAGTTCTTCATCCACGGCGGCGGCCAGTGGGTCAGCGTGAGCTGGGCACTGCCGGCCGACGGCTGGACCGGCCGCGAGCACCACGTCGCCGGTGTCTTCGACGCCGAGGCCGGGACCGTCACCCTCCACGTCGACGGTGAGGCGAAGGCGACCCGCACCACCACCCGGCGCCCCGGCGTCAACACCGCGCCGCTCGCCCTCGGCACCGACACGGACAACCCGACGCGGGAGTTCAGCGGCACGATCCGGCGGGCCCGGGTGTACGCGCGGGCGCTGACCGCCTCGGAACTGGCGTCCGGCAGCCGTGGACCCGGCGACGACGGGGTGCGGTTCTGGTTCGACGCGGCGACGGTGAAGGTGAGCGAGCGCCGAGCGAAGGAGCGTTGGTTCTTCGCGTACGGCGGTGACTGGGGCGACAACCCCAACGACGGGGTCTTCGTCGCGGACGGCATCGTCAAGGCGGACCGGGGCCACACCGGCAAGGCGGCCGAGGTCAAGCGGATCTACCAGGCCATCCTCGCGGCACCGGCCGACACCGACGCCGACGCGAACGCGGACGCGGACGGCGCCACCCTGACGTCGCGGTCGGTCACCCTCACCAACGAGTACCTCTTCAGCAACCTCCGTGCCTTCAACGCCCGTTGGTCCCTGATCGCCGACGGCGAGGTGATCCAGCGCGGTCGCCTCTCCTCCGCCCAGCTGAACGTCCCGCCCCTCTCCGCCAAGGACGTCACCGTCCCCTTCCGCCTCCCGTCCCGCCCGGCACCCGGCACCGAGTACTTCCTCCAGCTCTCCTTCACCACCAAGGAGCGCACCCCGTGGGCCAGGGCCGGCTTCGAGGTGGCCAGGCGGCAACTGGCCGTCGACGCGGGCAGCCCGGCGGTGGCCCCCGTACCACTGGCGAGGGTCCCGAAGCTGAGGTACGAGGACGGGCCGGACGAGATCACGGTCACCGGCCGGGGTCGCGACGGCTTCTCGGTCACCGTCGACAAGAAGACCGGCACGATCACGTCCTACCGGGCGGCCGGCACCCGGCTGATCAGCTCGGGCCCCGTGCCGAACTTCTGGCGGGCGCCCACCGACAACGACCACGGCAACGGCCAGCACATCCGCAACCAGACCTGGCGCGACGCGGGCACGAACCGCGAGGTGACGGACGTGACCGCGCGCGCCCTGGGCGACCGGGCGGTCGAGATCACCGTCAAGGGCACCCTCCCGACGACCGTCGAGTCGACGTACACCACCACCTACACGGTCTTCGGCAACGCCGAGATCAAGGTCGACAACACCCTGCACCCGGGCGCCGCGTCACTCCCGTACATCCCCGAGGTGGGCAGCCTGCTCCACCTCCCCCGCCGCCTCGACCGCCTGCACTACTACGGCCGTGGCCCCGAGGAGAACCACTGGGACCGCAACAACGGCACCGACGTGGGCCTCCACTCCGGCACCGTCGCCGACCAGTGGTCCGGCTACATCCGCCCCCAGGAGAACGGCAACAAGACCGACATCCGCTGGGCCGCCCTGACCGACCGCGACGGTGTGGGCCTGCTGGTCTCCGGTGAGCCGTTGATCGAGGTCAACGCCTCCTTCTTCACCCCGGAGGACCTGTCGACCGGCCTGCGCCACGACTACCACCTCACCCCCCGCGACACCGTCGTCCTGCGCGTCAACCACCGCCAGATGGGCGTCGGCGGCGACAACAGCTGGGGAGCCCACACCCACGACGAGTACAAGCTCTTCGCCGACCGCGACCACACGTACACGTACCGGCTGCGCCCGCTGAGGGACGTGGACGAGGCGATGACGAAGTCGAGGAGGCCGACCGCGACGGAGTAG